A region from the Colwellia sp. PAMC 21821 genome encodes:
- the rlmKL gene encoding bifunctional 23S rRNA (guanine(2069)-N(7))-methyltransferase RlmK/23S rRNA (guanine(2445)-N(2))-methyltransferase RlmL — translation MQQFLALTSPGIEILLAQELKDLKAEQVVQKPEGVYFNSTIEHAYHICLRSRLSTRILLKLGEGDATNKDELYAVAKSINWSELFSVDNTFAIDFVGTSDEIRNSQFGALTVKDAVVDHFRDLNQERPSVDKSAPQISFQARLLKQKVVIYLDFSGRSLFKRGYREHSGAAPLKEHLAAAIITRSGWLDDTTKPLVDPMCGSGTIVIEAVLMAAGYAPGIDRAQWGFDFWLGHQPEAWKAAKSAAIEQSHVGLTQLKAKVFGVDLDSRVLKTAQQNAKNAGVQRFIEFSCKNANDMKNGFGPKGAILFNPPYGERIGELPELVESFALLGQTFKAQFVNWRIAVLTANVELLAMMKMVTLKRYKFKNGPLDCQFALYNLDDKQVSSSNVNAEFEQKDSDFGNRLLKNKKNLKSWLKQENIECYRLYDADIPEYNVAVDVYGDHLVIHEYTAPAIIEPEKVAKRLQEVVYFAPKVLGVPTDKVIIKTRAKQKGKEQYQRVEQTKKSMVVHEYGAKLKVNLWDYLDTGLFLDHRKTRQIVAKKSTGKSLLNLFAYTGSVSLQAALHGADTVTTVDMSNTYLSWAQDNFVLNNLSGHKYDFIQADCLQWLKKNEQKFDVVFIDPPTFSNSKRMGESFDVQRDHVSLITDGVNSLAEGGELIFTNNKRNFKMDFDAIAALGLNVQELSDKTRDKDFQRNKHIHNSWLIKRKAS, via the coding sequence ATGCAGCAATTTTTAGCATTAACCTCTCCAGGTATAGAAATATTACTGGCGCAAGAACTTAAAGATTTGAAAGCCGAACAAGTTGTTCAAAAGCCTGAAGGTGTTTATTTTAATTCAACTATCGAGCATGCTTATCACATTTGTCTGCGCTCTCGCTTATCAACGCGCATACTTTTAAAGTTGGGTGAAGGAGATGCGACCAATAAAGATGAACTCTATGCGGTTGCAAAGTCTATAAATTGGTCTGAACTATTTTCGGTAGATAATACCTTTGCTATCGATTTCGTGGGTACCAGTGATGAAATTCGAAACAGTCAGTTTGGTGCTTTAACGGTTAAAGATGCTGTTGTTGACCATTTTCGGGATTTAAACCAAGAACGTCCGTCAGTAGATAAGTCCGCGCCACAGATAAGTTTTCAAGCGCGCTTATTAAAGCAAAAAGTTGTTATTTATTTAGACTTTTCTGGGCGTAGCTTATTCAAACGTGGTTACCGAGAGCATTCAGGTGCCGCACCATTGAAAGAACATTTAGCGGCAGCCATTATTACCCGCTCTGGTTGGTTAGACGACACAACTAAACCTTTAGTCGATCCTATGTGTGGTTCTGGCACCATAGTTATTGAGGCTGTATTAATGGCAGCTGGCTACGCACCGGGTATTGATAGAGCACAATGGGGTTTTGATTTTTGGTTAGGACATCAACCTGAAGCCTGGAAAGCAGCAAAGTCTGCAGCCATTGAGCAATCGCATGTCGGTTTAACTCAACTCAAAGCTAAAGTTTTTGGTGTTGACCTTGATAGCAGAGTATTAAAAACTGCTCAGCAAAATGCTAAAAATGCTGGCGTGCAACGATTTATCGAGTTTTCTTGTAAAAATGCCAATGATATGAAAAATGGCTTTGGACCAAAAGGGGCGATTTTATTCAACCCGCCTTACGGTGAACGAATAGGTGAACTCCCTGAACTAGTAGAAAGCTTTGCCTTGTTAGGGCAGACGTTTAAAGCACAATTTGTTAATTGGCGCATAGCTGTTTTAACGGCCAATGTTGAATTGTTAGCCATGATGAAAATGGTGACTTTAAAGCGCTACAAGTTTAAAAACGGTCCGCTAGATTGCCAATTTGCACTTTATAATTTAGATGACAAGCAAGTATCAAGCAGTAATGTTAATGCTGAATTTGAGCAAAAAGACTCAGATTTTGGTAATCGCTTATTGAAAAATAAAAAGAATTTAAAAAGCTGGCTTAAGCAAGAAAACATTGAGTGTTATCGCTTATATGATGCCGATATTCCTGAATATAATGTTGCTGTCGATGTTTATGGCGACCACCTTGTTATTCACGAATACACAGCGCCGGCTATTATTGAACCAGAAAAAGTTGCTAAAAGATTACAAGAAGTGGTTTACTTCGCGCCGAAAGTGCTTGGCGTTCCTACGGATAAAGTGATTATTAAAACCCGAGCTAAACAAAAAGGTAAAGAACAGTACCAACGTGTTGAGCAAACCAAAAAGTCTATGGTTGTGCATGAATACGGCGCGAAATTAAAAGTGAACCTTTGGGATTACTTAGATACAGGACTGTTTTTAGATCACCGTAAAACTCGTCAAATAGTAGCGAAAAAATCCACAGGCAAATCATTATTAAACCTATTTGCTTATACCGGTTCAGTTTCTTTGCAAGCTGCATTGCATGGCGCGGATACGGTAACAACGGTTGATATGTCGAATACCTATTTAAGTTGGGCACAAGACAATTTTGTATTGAACAATCTTAGTGGTCATAAATATGACTTTATTCAAGCAGATTGTTTACAGTGGCTGAAGAAGAATGAGCAAAAGTTTGATGTGGTGTTTATTGACCCACCGACTTTTTCCAATTCAAAACGTATGGGCGAAAGTTTTGACGTGCAACGTGACCACGTGAGTTTAATCACTGACGGGGTGAATTCACTTGCTGAAGGTGGTGAGTTAATTTTTACCAATAATAAGCGTAATTTTAAAATGGACTTTGATGCTATCGCTGCTTTAGGTTTGAACGTGCAAGAGTTGAGCGATAAAACACGAGATAAAGACTTTCAACGTAACAAGCATATTCACAACAGTTGGTTGATCAAGCGTAAGGCGAGCTAG
- a CDS encoding glutaredoxin family protein: protein MSVKFNLYGTEGCHLCEDALALCLSAMPAAEVREVDIIDDDKLVKLYRVHIPVLERLSDQKKLFWPFEQKQILELL, encoded by the coding sequence ATGTCAGTAAAATTTAATCTTTATGGCACAGAAGGCTGTCATTTATGTGAAGACGCTTTGGCATTATGTTTATCAGCAATGCCTGCAGCAGAAGTGCGTGAGGTTGATATTATTGATGACGATAAATTAGTCAAGCTGTATCGTGTTCACATTCCGGTATTAGAACGTCTTTCGGACCAAAAAAAATTATTTTGGCCATTTGAACAGAAACAAATTTTGGAGTTATTGTAG